Below is a window of Impatiens glandulifera chromosome 2, dImpGla2.1, whole genome shotgun sequence DNA.
ttagttaaaaatataaatagtatttattaaaaatatattattggtCTAGTAGTTTGAAGACAAATatgacatttttataaattgatgcgcctagatgaaaaaataaataatttaggatttgATTTGAATATATTCATaagatttatattaaatattattgaaataaaacataaggattattttaaatattttgttcaagAGTAAGGTCAAATTGGGAATTTTATGtagtctctctctctcacaAGTTAGTTAATTACGGGTTTCCTTGATTCATCCGATCCGACGAGCAAGATCGGATTCATTTTCTGCTACAATTGTCAGTGAAGAAAGGAGATCTACCGATTCTTCTTAGATTACATTTCCATGGATTGATAGAAGAAGAAGGAATCGGATTAATCCGAATCAATGATTTGAGCACGCACCACATTCGATGGACAAACACATTCGTGTTCTTCTCAACCGTATATCCTGCGGATCCGTAACCATCGCCACCATCATCTTAATCCTTCTATTCATTCACTCCCCCGAAACCTGCCTCCCTCACGGTTCCGATCAAAAATTCCCCAAATCCACCTGCGATTTCACAACCAGACAGATTACTTCAATCGACAAGAAGAACAAGCGTCTATGGTCCACCAACGACTGGAACAACAAGGTCCAATCATTCGCTACCTTCTTTATCGAAATCCGAAACCTAAATTACCTCGGAAATCACAGCCATGTCCTCTGCGTTTCCGCCGGCGCCGGCCACGAGGTCATGGCATTGAAGCAGATAGGCGTCGAGGAGGTTACTGGTGTCGAGCTTGTGGACTCGCCGCCGCTCGTCAGCCGCGCCGATCCTCATCATCTACCGTTCTTCGACGGGGTATTCGATCTGAGTTTCAGCGGTCATTTGAAGGAGGCTCTGTTTCCGTTTCGATTTGCAGCGGAGATGGAACGAACGTTGAAGGTGGGCGGATTGTGTGTTTTGGCTTTGGATGAATGTGGGAATGCAGAGGTGGAAGGGATTGGTAAGTTGTTCAAGAAATCGAGGTTAGTTAGTGCCAAGAATGTTACATTGATTAGGTTGAGAATGACTAGAATCATATTCGAAGTTACTTCTGCTTAAACTTGATTATTTGATATATTCCTcctttcattcattcatttgattgATTAACTTGTTGATTCTTATGAATTCTGATGATTATGATTAGCACTCCAAATTGTTGAAATATGAACTATTAGAAATTGTGCTTGCCTGCTTACAGTCCTTCCATTGTTGATATTAATGTATATTTGGTCAAGTTCTTGAACTAACTTATTATGAAATCgggatttattctaataaaatcaaattaactaAGTTATCAGCTCTACTATGATGGCATGCTCTAATTTCTTCTTCCCTACATATAAGGATCAAATTGTTAATAATATGAATCGAAGAACTAATATCATACGCAGAGCTCTCATAAATCGCCaatgacattaatttcattacatAAATCATTGAATTTAACACATATTATATCACGATTCCCATGAACCAAGTTTTGATCACGCAAATTCCTTAGATTCACACAGAGGTTATTCGACGGATACGTAATGTtacatgtttatttttttaatatacttcTTTTTAGCATTCTGGACTCGAACTCATTTTCTTACAGAGAGTTCAAGTATAttcatcaaaaaataattgataaataatataagtatatatctaaattacaaaataataataataattaatttaactgtaaacttatattttgatttattattatatatatatttaaatagtataaatttgaaaacttaattaataactGTGAGGgaggaaaaaaaaatcatatgttTTACCACTGAATTTTGAACCTGCTCTAGGATAAACCGACCAGTGGCAGtccattataatttttttaactaaaaatgtttattttattttaaaaattctttagagttcggtgcttggttagACATAAAAAATGGTTCGGTGTTATATCTTACGTGTCCCGTCTATAAAAATAGTTTCTACTCCAAAATTGTTGATGTTTTTGTTTAAGACATGTCAATTTTACACTTTAAAACATATGCATACTTATATggttaaaacttatttttaacctATGACTAAAAGACCATATTCAATCTAATCATATTCATGcatctatatattaataatagtacATGGCTAGAATAGGTAAAACAAACATGAAGTTACCTATTGAGACGGTAAAAAAGTGGTGAAACTTAAAACCattcaaaaaattaatgttagcacataaaatataaaagtaatgtaATTTTTTCTTCACAGTTTTTTGAGTTATAGAACTAAGTTATAGGTactgttttcttttttatttcagaattttagaaaatcaatAGAGTCATCTactaaaatagaaaatagatTAAAATTGTAGTGATTCGCAGTCAAGGAGGTTGAGATGAGGAGGCCTGGTCCAGGATTGGGAACAGGGATGTAAGGATGTGCCAAAGGCTCAACTATTTCTAATACAATAAGGAACTCAAAGCAAACAATTAAAAACCGTTTAGGACCTACTTAccttaaacattttttttttcctgaAAACTCGAAATCCCACAttcatccaatttttttttacagaatCACGTTAAAGTGATTACAGTTAGTAAGAATTGTTCCTAACCGGTTACAAAATGAATATATACCATTTTTCGATCATCCCTTTCGCGAAATAACTTGAGAAAGATGATCCATAAACGTTGATTTCTAGATAAAAGAAATAGGccatttttatttggtttgaattatTGAATTCCAATTTGATGGTCATCTgctttattacatttaaaaataaatacacaattaaattaacaaatcaaGCACATAAATAACAGCTGGACAAAAAATTCAATctaaacatataataaaaaagatatagaaataaaagtggtaaaaaataataaagaacacaattGATATAACGAGATTCAGCCAACAATATAAACCGTCGTCCATTCTATTTATTCAATTCAAT
It encodes the following:
- the LOC124926587 gene encoding uncharacterized protein LOC124926587, which gives rise to MDKHIRVLLNRISCGSVTIATIILILLFIHSPETCLPHGSDQKFPKSTCDFTTRQITSIDKKNKRLWSTNDWNNKVQSFATFFIEIRNLNYLGNHSHVLCVSAGAGHEVMALKQIGVEEVTGVELVDSPPLVSRADPHHLPFFDGVFDLSFSGHLKEALFPFRFAAEMERTLKVGGLCVLALDECGNAEVEGIGKLFKKSRLVSAKNVTLIRLRMTRIIFEVTSA